The proteins below come from a single Necator americanus strain Aroian chromosome V, whole genome shotgun sequence genomic window:
- a CDS encoding hypothetical protein (NECATOR_CHRV.G18662.T1), translating into MTIRGTVLSTVEQAQIRALKDAGLTYREIARQIGRSHGCVNRCLHNPHGYRSALVSDRPHVLSIKDHRMIARLASNSTWTVDQIRSQGQQFGGSSGQIRT; encoded by the coding sequence ATGACGATTCGCGGAACTGTGCTCTCCACCGTGGAACAAGCTCAAATCCGCGCCCTCAAGGATGCTGGGTTGACATACCGAGAAATTGCTCGTCAGATCGGTCGTTCGCATGGATGCGTCAACCGTTGCCTCCACAATCCTCATGGCTACCGATCTGCACTTGTTTCTGACCGTCCTCATGTGCTTTCAATTAAGGATCACCGAATGATTGCCCGCTTGGCATCGAACTCGACGTGGACTGTCGACCAAATTCGGTCTCAAGGCCAACAATTTGGCGGCTCATCCGGTCAAATCAGAACATAA